Proteins from a genomic interval of Rubinisphaera italica:
- a CDS encoding GAF domain-containing protein: MTDSSNIDALARKLAQLLSTPETRELRSSKDANDLVDQTAAWAVGLWKKTETDLHLMCFGCANGFDAQVADEFQAATLKVPLEQTQLGIVNAVVNQRPALARVEEQSGDLRKSAGWLERFGARCSLSCPISNQNDQIVGVLAVSWAEAWQLEDEVPQNLLKLADKISKNL; encoded by the coding sequence ATGACCGACTCATCGAATATCGACGCCCTGGCTCGAAAGCTTGCACAGTTATTGAGCACCCCGGAAACCAGAGAATTGAGATCCAGCAAAGATGCAAATGATCTGGTTGACCAGACCGCTGCCTGGGCAGTTGGTCTATGGAAAAAGACCGAAACCGATTTACATCTGATGTGCTTTGGCTGCGCAAACGGATTTGACGCTCAGGTCGCAGATGAGTTTCAAGCAGCAACACTCAAGGTTCCTCTCGAGCAGACTCAACTTGGCATCGTCAATGCGGTTGTCAATCAACGCCCGGCCTTAGCCCGTGTCGAAGAGCAATCTGGGGATCTTAGAAAATCTGCAGGTTGGTTAGAGCGATTCGGTGCCCGCTGTTCTTTGTCCTGTCCGATTTCCAATCAAAATGATCAAATCGTAGGAGTACTGGCCGTTTCCTGGGCAGAAGCCTGGCAACTGGAGGATGAGGTGCCACAAAATTTATTGAAATTGGCCGACAAGATTTCAAAAAACTTGTAA
- a CDS encoding class I SAM-dependent methyltransferase, whose protein sequence is MSEKHPTSLGEVYTQHHERGERLGKSFIEDIRAEWFCKWIGTGKTILDLGGRDGTLTRHFAPGNQVVIGDIDTSAMAIAERELGVDTIEVNLNEALPFEDSSFDVIVLAEVLEHLPYPKITFGEIQRILKPGGMLVGSIPLAYHLKDRWQVVRGRKLWMNGDPTHVQFFKYDDLLAFFKEYLDIEQVVSVKGGKKAEWFPKLFARDVAFCCRKAA, encoded by the coding sequence ATGTCCGAAAAGCATCCGACCAGCCTTGGCGAGGTTTATACCCAGCACCACGAACGCGGCGAGCGACTTGGGAAGTCATTTATCGAAGACATTCGAGCGGAATGGTTCTGCAAATGGATTGGAACCGGCAAAACGATTCTGGATCTTGGCGGACGAGATGGCACATTAACTCGCCATTTTGCACCGGGAAATCAGGTCGTTATTGGCGATATTGACACCTCCGCGATGGCGATTGCCGAGCGGGAGTTGGGAGTCGATACGATTGAGGTCAATCTTAATGAAGCACTTCCCTTTGAAGATTCGAGCTTTGATGTGATCGTTCTGGCGGAAGTTCTTGAACATCTGCCCTATCCGAAAATCACATTCGGCGAGATTCAGCGAATTCTCAAACCGGGTGGAATGCTCGTTGGAAGTATTCCGTTGGCTTATCACCTGAAAGATCGCTGGCAGGTTGTCCGTGGTCGAAAATTATGGATGAACGGCGATCCGACTCACGTGCAATTCTTCAAATACGATGATCTACTTGCGTTCTTTAAAGAGTATCTGGACATCGAACAGGTCGTTTCCGTCAAAGGGGGCAAGAAAGCCGAGTGGTTCCCAAAACTATTCGCCCGCGACGTTGCTTTCTGCTGCAGAAAAGCTGCTTGA
- a CDS encoding ammonium transporter — protein MNFPRMLPAFDNIPLLMKSSLLMLLLIGCLTYTSTTYAFQPAPEGTTTEPVEEEVVVEEAEEVVEEEAEEPVTLESVDEAVGAVRTETDLLWTCIAAFLVFFMQAGFALVEAGFTRSKNCVNIIMKNLMDFSIGSISFWAVGFGLMFGASPTGWIGTTDFFVDGMVDGVLDNWEFAFLIFQTVFAATAATIVSGAMAERTKFTSYLLYTIGITVIVYPISGGWAWGSLYNGSGWLEDKGFIDFAGSTVVHSCGGWAALAGAIVIGARKGKYAADGSVTPIMGHSIPLAALGVFILWLGWFGFNPGSTTSLDGGNFARVAVTTNLSAVGGCVSAMVLSWIMFGKPDVSFALNGALAGLVSITAPCYDVGLISALIIGLVGGVVCVLSVLFFDKLKIDDPVGAISVHGVCGAWGTLSAGLFAEEIINGTNGLFFGGGVSQLITQLIGIGAFFAWSFGASLIIFLVIKVTVGLRVSEEEELRGLDITEHGMAAYPYLQSLESA, from the coding sequence ATGAATTTTCCGAGAATGTTACCCGCGTTCGATAACATCCCTTTATTAATGAAATCATCGCTGCTAATGCTGCTGTTGATTGGATGTTTGACCTACACCTCAACCACCTACGCCTTCCAGCCGGCTCCCGAAGGGACGACAACCGAGCCCGTAGAAGAGGAAGTCGTTGTTGAAGAAGCAGAAGAAGTTGTCGAAGAAGAAGCTGAAGAACCGGTAACGCTGGAATCTGTGGATGAGGCCGTTGGAGCCGTCAGAACAGAAACGGACCTGCTCTGGACTTGCATCGCAGCCTTCCTGGTCTTCTTCATGCAAGCAGGTTTCGCCCTGGTTGAAGCAGGTTTCACACGCTCTAAAAACTGTGTGAACATCATCATGAAGAACCTGATGGACTTCAGTATTGGTTCAATCTCTTTCTGGGCAGTCGGTTTCGGACTCATGTTTGGTGCTTCACCAACAGGCTGGATTGGTACAACCGACTTTTTCGTCGACGGTATGGTCGATGGAGTTCTGGACAACTGGGAATTTGCTTTCCTGATCTTCCAGACAGTCTTTGCCGCAACTGCTGCTACCATCGTTTCGGGTGCCATGGCTGAACGAACCAAGTTCACATCTTACCTGCTGTACACAATTGGAATCACTGTCATTGTTTACCCGATCAGCGGTGGCTGGGCATGGGGAAGTCTTTACAACGGTAGTGGCTGGTTGGAAGACAAAGGCTTTATCGACTTCGCTGGTTCTACTGTGGTACACTCTTGCGGTGGATGGGCAGCCCTGGCTGGTGCCATCGTCATTGGTGCTCGTAAAGGCAAGTACGCAGCAGACGGATCAGTGACACCAATCATGGGTCACTCGATTCCGCTGGCTGCTCTTGGTGTGTTCATCTTGTGGTTGGGCTGGTTCGGATTTAACCCTGGTTCAACAACATCTTTGGATGGTGGTAACTTTGCAAGAGTTGCAGTCACGACCAACCTGTCTGCTGTCGGTGGATGTGTTTCCGCAATGGTTCTTTCCTGGATCATGTTCGGCAAACCAGATGTGAGTTTTGCACTGAACGGTGCATTGGCTGGATTGGTTTCCATCACCGCTCCTTGCTACGATGTTGGCCTGATCTCTGCCCTGATCATTGGATTGGTTGGTGGTGTCGTCTGTGTTCTTTCAGTGTTGTTCTTCGACAAACTGAAAATCGACGATCCCGTCGGGGCAATCTCCGTACACGGTGTTTGTGGAGCATGGGGAACCTTGTCCGCAGGCCTGTTTGCTGAAGAAATCATCAATGGAACAAACGGATTGTTCTTCGGTGGTGGAGTTTCTCAGTTGATCACACAGTTGATCGGTATTGGAGCCTTCTTCGCCTGGTCCTTCGGTGCCTCCTTGATCATCTTCCTGGTTATCAAAGTGACTGTCGGACTTCGAGTTTCCGAAGAAGAAGAATTGCGTGGACTGGACATTACCGAGCATGGCATGGCGGCCTATCCTTACCTGCAAAGCCTGGAATCCGCTTAA
- a CDS encoding P-II family nitrogen regulator, translating to MKKIEAIIRHFKLEDVKSALVSAQIEGMTVAEVRGFGRQKGHKETYRGAEYVVDFMPKVKLEIVVSDDVTDKAIQVISDAARTGNIGDGKIFVSDVEQVIRIRTGETGDEAI from the coding sequence ATGAAAAAAATTGAAGCCATTATCCGGCACTTCAAACTTGAAGATGTCAAATCTGCGCTGGTCTCAGCCCAGATCGAAGGAATGACCGTTGCCGAAGTTCGCGGCTTTGGTCGTCAGAAAGGTCACAAAGAAACTTACCGTGGAGCCGAATACGTTGTCGACTTCATGCCGAAAGTCAAACTGGAAATCGTTGTTTCCGATGACGTGACCGACAAAGCAATCCAGGTCATTTCCGATGCCGCCCGCACCGGAAATATCGGCGACGGAAAAATCTTCGTCTCAGACGTCGAACAGGTCATCCGCATCCGAACCGGCGAAACCGGCGACGAAGCCATTTGA
- a CDS encoding cytochrome-c peroxidase, protein MRIFRARFVILQLSIAGLLITTCIVNADKTQKSDGKLSPKQVKEIAARLSDNVTLGAADLTQGIPGEGPLSLSEIQAWLDREDVHNPLTVKLPMGLNVGKIPEGVLESNPLTRAKIELGRQLYFDTRLSKDNTISCASCHDPKAGYAAPTQFGVGIEGLTGNRNSPTAYNRILSTSQFWDGRAASLEEQAIGPIANPIEMGNTHDAAVKAIAKVPGYKLQFEQIFDDHEVNIDNVGKAIAAFERVLVTGPAPFDYYEKLKPYLKFESEDFEDDPDLKDEYDAIMAELEVHPMSESAIRGRNLFFSERVNCAACHVGANLADEKYHNLGVGMDQEKPDLGRYEVTGDEKDKGAFKTPTIRNVALTGPYMHDGSQKTLLDVVEHYAKGGIPNPYLSDKIKKIDLNNQEKKDLVAFMEACTGELPVVEQGRLPE, encoded by the coding sequence ATGCGTATTTTCAGGGCTCGATTTGTGATCCTACAGCTTTCCATAGCAGGGTTACTTATTACGACTTGTATCGTGAATGCAGACAAAACACAGAAATCTGATGGGAAATTGTCACCAAAGCAGGTCAAGGAAATTGCGGCCAGGCTTTCTGATAACGTCACTCTCGGTGCCGCTGATCTGACACAGGGAATTCCTGGTGAGGGCCCCTTGTCACTATCAGAAATTCAAGCCTGGCTTGATCGAGAAGATGTTCATAATCCACTGACTGTTAAACTTCCCATGGGACTCAATGTGGGCAAAATTCCGGAAGGCGTGCTGGAATCGAATCCACTCACACGTGCGAAAATTGAACTGGGCCGACAGCTCTATTTCGATACCCGGCTTTCCAAAGACAACACGATCAGTTGTGCCAGCTGCCACGACCCCAAAGCCGGTTATGCTGCTCCAACTCAATTTGGTGTTGGAATTGAAGGACTGACCGGGAATCGAAATTCTCCGACAGCTTACAATCGCATTTTGAGCACATCTCAATTCTGGGATGGCCGAGCCGCATCTCTGGAAGAGCAGGCGATTGGGCCGATTGCCAATCCAATTGAAATGGGAAATACACATGATGCAGCCGTGAAGGCAATCGCAAAAGTCCCTGGATACAAATTGCAGTTTGAACAGATTTTCGACGATCACGAAGTCAACATCGACAATGTCGGCAAGGCAATTGCTGCTTTTGAACGTGTGCTCGTTACAGGGCCTGCTCCGTTCGACTACTACGAGAAGCTCAAGCCATATCTGAAATTTGAATCGGAAGATTTTGAAGACGATCCCGATTTGAAGGACGAATACGATGCCATCATGGCTGAACTTGAAGTCCATCCGATGTCGGAGTCGGCAATTCGTGGACGGAATCTGTTTTTCAGTGAGCGAGTCAACTGCGCCGCATGTCATGTTGGAGCGAATCTGGCCGATGAGAAATATCACAATCTGGGTGTCGGCATGGATCAGGAGAAACCTGATCTGGGACGTTACGAAGTTACCGGCGACGAGAAAGACAAAGGCGCCTTTAAAACTCCAACCATTCGCAACGTCGCTTTGACTGGCCCTTACATGCACGACGGGAGTCAGAAAACGTTGCTGGACGTCGTTGAGCATTACGCCAAGGGAGGAATCCCGAATCCTTACCTGAGCGACAAAATCAAGAAGATTGATTTGAATAATCAGGAGAAGAAGGATCTTGTTGCATTCATGGAAGCCTGCACTGGAGAACTGCCTGTTGTTGAACAGGGGCGACTTCCCGAGTAA